Proteins found in one Mangifera indica cultivar Alphonso chromosome 15, CATAS_Mindica_2.1, whole genome shotgun sequence genomic segment:
- the LOC123198285 gene encoding long-chain-alcohol oxidase FAO4A-like, with protein sequence MEKENGPGKQEQTVIELGNMEKEAQFYVNSLSSREMDSLTAICDTFLPSITVSAANDDVATFFQASASMAGTPARLGGLICQRLKHPKKWLVRVSLWLLSTCIGTLILCGRFCLSSEFPYIHRFSQLSQHQREAILLSWSLSYFHLLRMLFKAIKLLTLFVFFTQVDEKNENLSWKAIGYNGPDPKFKAQTRQCKTLKQAMYENSEGEEESRENVNEEELYGPLYKGLITMQLPRDIVASRLRQAGFPVSIRHKQVNAVSSIRNPSLVVICDAVVVGSGSGGGVIAGVLAKAGYKVLVLEKGSYCARTNLSLLEGPTLDQMYLNGGLFATDDMGMVLLAGSTVGGGSTINWSASIQTPQHVVNEWSQELELELFDSKLYREAMDVVSEKMEVQSDILEEGFNNAVLRRGCEELGYPVKNIPRNAPADHYCGWCCLGCKDGRKKGTSETWLLDLVNSGTSAILPGCEAIKVLHSTKRGRDCGIATGVAFEFEYKGVKDICIVESKVTIVAGGALSTPTLLKRSGLKNANIGKNLHLHPVTMAWGYFPDTPSNEWPEKEKKSYEGGIMTAMSSVVANFDKSGYGALIQTPSLHPGMFSSLMPWVSGTDIKMRMCKFSRTAHLIALVRDKGSGTVNSSSSISYQMEATDEENLQRGLEKMLRILAAAGAEEIGTHHAKGRKLNVKQVSAHEFERFVKEESSRPLRGLSMPLCSAHQMGSCRMGIDPKTSVVNQMGETWEVEGLYLADTSVFPTALGVNPMITVQAIAYCTAQSVLQILKRKKCMY encoded by the exons ATGGAGAAAGAAAATGGTCCTGGGAAGCAAGAACAAACAGTGATTGAGTTGGGAAACATGGAGAAAGAGGCTCAGTTTTATGTCAACTCACTCTCCTCCCGTGAAATGGACTCTCTTACTGCTATTTGTGACACCTTCTTGCCCTCCATCACTGTCTCCGCCGCCAACGACGATGTTGCCACTTTCTTTCAGGCCTCAGCTTCCATGGCTGGTACCCCGGCACGT CTTGGAGGGCTGATATGCCAGAGGCTGAAACACCCAAAGAAGTGGTTGGTGAGAGTGTCACTTTGGTTACTATCTACTTGCATCGGAACCTTGATACTTTGCGGACGATTCTGCCTTTCAAGCGAGTTTCCATATATTCATAGATTCTCTCAGCTGTCTCAACATCAAAGGGAAGCTATATTGCTTTCTTGGTCTCTCAGTTATTTCCATCTCCTCCGAATGCTCTTCAAGGCCATCAAGCTTCTCACTCTGTTTGTCTTCTTCACTCAG GTGGATGAGAAGAATGAGAACTTGTCATGGAAAGCAATTGGCTACAATGGACCAGATCCTAAGTTCAAGGCGCAAACCAGGCAATGCAAAACATTGAAACAAGCCATGTATGAGAACtcagaaggagaagaagagagcAGAGAAAATGTTAATGAAGAAGAGCTTTATGGACCTCTTTACAAAGGCCTCATAACTATGCAACTTCCACGAGACATAGTTGCTAGCCGTTTGAGGCAAGCAGGGTTCCCTGTCTCTATTAGGCACAAGCAAGTTAATGCGGTAAGCAGTATAAGAAATCCTTCTTTAGTAGTTATATGTGATGCAGTGGTGGTTGGTTCAGGCTCAGGTGGTGGTGTCATTGCTGGTGTCCTTGCAAAGGCTGGTTATAAAGTGCTTGTTTTGGAGAAAGGAAGCTATTGTGCTCGAACCAACCTTTCGCTTCTTGAAGGTCCTACGTTGGATCAAATGTACTTGAATGGTGGTTTGTTTGCAACTGACGATATGGGAATGGTGCTACTTGCAGGCTCTACTGTTGGTGGAGGCTCCACAATCAATTGGTCAGCTTCAATTCAGACTCCGCAACATGTGGTTAATGAGTGGTCAcaagagcttgagcttgagcttttTGATAGTAAATTGTACAGGGAGGCAATGGATGTAGTGTCTGAGAAAATGGAAGTTCAATCTGACATTCTTGAAGAAGGATTCAATAATGCTGTTTTAAGAAGAGGATGTGAAGAATTGGGGTATCCGGTCAAGAATATACCACGAAATGCACCAGCAGATCACTATTGCGGTTGGTGTTGTCTTGGCTGCAAGGATGGAAGAAAGAAGGGTACATCAGAGACATGGCTGTTGGACCTGGTGAATTCAGGTACCAGTGCAATTCTTCCTGGATGTGAGGCAATAAAAGTTCTACACAGCACAAAAAGAGGACGAGATTGCGGCATTGCTACTGGAGTtgcttttgaatttgaatacaAAGGAGTAAAAGACATCTGCATAGTTGAATCTAAAGTGACTATTGTGGCAGGTGGTGCTTTAAGCACCCCAACTCTGTTAAAAAGAAGTGGCTTAAAGAATGCTAATATTGGAAAAAACCTGCACCTCCATCCTGTAACAATGGCATGGGGCTACTTTCCGGATACACCTTCTAATGAATGGccagagaaagagaagaagagctATGAAGGAGGAATAATGACAGCTATGTCTAGTGTTGTTGCAAATTTTGACAAGTCAGGATATGGAGCACTGATTCAAACACCTTCATTACACCCTGGAATGTTTTCAAGTTTGATGCCATGGGTTTCGGGCACAGACATTAAAATGCGGATGTGCAAATTCTCCAGGACAGCCCATTTGATTGCGTTGGTGAGGGACAAAGGATCAGGCACTGTGAATTCATCAAGCTCAATAAGTTATCAAATGGAAGCTACAGATGAAGAGAATCTGCAGAGAGGGCTAGAGAAAATGCTAAGGATATTGGCTGCAGCAGGAGCAGAAGAAATAGGAACACATCATGCCAAGGGGAGGAAACTAAATGTGAAGCAAGTGAGTGCACATGAGTTTGAAAGGTTTGTGAAAGAAGAGAGTTCGAGACCATTGAGAGGCTTATCGATGCCGCTGTGTTCAGCTCATCAGATGGGCAGTTGCAGGATGGGAATTGATCCGAAAACATCAGTAGTGAACCAAATGGGGGAGACTTGGGAAGTTGAAGGACTTTACCTGGCAGATACAAGTGTATTTCCAACTGCACTAGGTGTGAATCCTATGATCACTGTGCAGGCAATTGCTTACTGCACTGCACAATCTGTTCTTCAAATTCTGAAGAGGAAAAAGTGTATGTATTAA